The following proteins are encoded in a genomic region of Nomascus leucogenys isolate Asia chromosome 17, Asia_NLE_v1, whole genome shotgun sequence:
- the NEUROD6 gene encoding neurogenic differentiation factor 6 — protein MLTLPFDESVVMPESQMCRKFSRECEDQKQIKKPESFSKQIVLRGKSIKRAPGEETEKEEEEEDREEEDENGLPRRRGLRKKKTTKLRLERVKFRRQEANARERNRMHGLNDALDNLRKVVPCYSKTQKLSKIETLRLAKNYIWALSEILRIGKRPDLLTFVQNLCKGLSQPTTNLVAGCLQLNARSFLMGQGGEAAHHTRSPYSTFYPPYHSPELTTPPGHGTLDNSKSMKPYNYCSAYESFYESTSPECASPQFEGPLSPPPINYNGIFSLKQEETLDYGKNYNYGMHYCAVPPRGPLGQGAMFRLPTDSHFPYDLHLRSQSLTMQDELNAVFHN, from the coding sequence ATGTTAACACTACCGTTTGATGAGTCTGTTGTAATGCCAGAATCCCAGATGTGCAGAAAGTTTTCTAGAGAATGCGAGGACCAGAAGCAAATTAAGAAGCCAGAAAGCTTTTCCAAACAGATTGTCCTTCGAGGAAAGAGCATCAAAAGGGCCCCTGGAGAAGAAAccgagaaagaagaagaggaggaagacagggaagaggaagatgaaaatGGGTTGCCTAGAAGGAGGggtcttaggaaaaaaaagacaacaaagcTCCGATTGGAAAGGGTCAAGTTCAGAAGACAGGAAGCGAACGCGCGCGAGAGGAACAGGATGCATGGCCTCAACGACGCTCTGGACAACTTAAGAAAAGTGGTCCCCTGTTATTCTAAAACCCAGAAACTGTCCAAAATAGAGACTTTACGACTGGCCAAAAACTACATCTGGGCACTTTCTGAAATTCTCAGAATCGGCAAGAGACCAGATCTGCTCACATTCGTCCAAAACTTATGCAAAGGTCTTTCCCAGCCAACTACAAACTTGGTGGCAGGCTGCTTGCAGCTCAACGCCAGGAGTTTCCTGATGGGTCAGGGTGGGGAGGCTGCACACCACACAAGGTCACCCTACTCTACCTTCTACCCACCTTACCACAGCCCTGAGCTCACCACTCCCCCAGGGCATGGGACTCTTGATAATTCCAAGTCCATGAAACCCTACAATTATTGCAGTGCGTATGAATCCTTCTATGAAAGTACTTCCCCTGAGTGTGCCAGCCCTCAGTTTGAAGGTCCCTTAAGTCCTCCCCCAATTAACTATAATGGGATATTTTCCCTGAAGCAAGAAGAAACCTTGGACTATGGCAAAAATTACAATTATGGCATGCATTACTGTGCAGTGCCACCCAGGGGTCCCCTTGGGCAGGGTGCCATGTTCAGGTTGCCCACCGACAGCCACTTCCCTTACGACTTACATCTGCGCAGCCAATCTCTCACAATGCAAGATGAATTAAATGCAGTTTTTCATAattaa